One Oryza glaberrima chromosome 11, OglaRS2, whole genome shotgun sequence genomic region harbors:
- the LOC127755428 gene encoding putative glutaredoxin-C11, producing MAERVAMLASERAVVVFTKSGCCMCTAVTTLLGELAVSAAVHELDRDPLGKEMERELARRLYGSGGRGGPAVPAVFIGGSLVGGTSKVMAMHLKGELVPMLKSAGALWL from the coding sequence atggcGGAGAGGGTGGCGATGCTGGCGTCGGagagggcggtggtggtgttcaCCAAGAGCGGCTGCTGCATGTGCACCGCGGTGACGACGCTGCTCGGCGAGCTCGCCGTCAGCGCCGCCGTGCACGAGCTCGACAGGGACCCGCTCGGGAAGGAGATGGAGAGGGAGCTCGCCAGGAGGCTCTacggctccggcggccgcggaggGCCCGCCGTGCCGGCGGTGTTCATCGGCGGGAGCCTCGTCGGCGGCACCAGCAAGGTGATGGCCATGCATCTCAAGGGGGAGCTCGTGCCCATGCTCAAGAGTGCCGGTGCACTGTGGCTTTGA
- the LOC127755935 gene encoding lipase-like gives MLRERSSRRRMASSSTAAAALVVAALLLSSSPSPAAAAAAGRGGELRMKHSDGGYSYNRTLAHIFVQYASAVYTSDLTSLFAWTCPRCQGGTKGFEMIEIIVDVENCLQAFVGIAPDPQSIIIAFRGTQEHSVSNWIEDLFWKQLDVGYPGMPDAMVHHGFYTAYYNTTVRHEILESVRWARKTYGRLPINVVGHSMGGALASFCALDLSVKYGSQEVQLMTFGQPRVGNPSFAAYFSDQVPRTIRVTHQNDIVPHLPPYFCYLGEWTYHHFSREVWLHETIVGNVVTRNETICDGSGEDPTCSRSVYGRSVADHLEYYGVSLHADSRGTCQFVIGSTNTAYGSILEVDRTIIMTRYPQEWHAVESI, from the exons atgcTGCGAGAGAGGTCGTCGCGGAGGCGGATGGCGAGCTcgagcaccgccgcggcggcgctggtagTGGCGGCGCTTCTGCTCTCGTCGTctccctcaccggcggcggcggcggccgctggtCGAGGCGGAG AACTCAGGATGAAGCATTCTGATGGTGGCTATTCTTATAACCGCACTCTCGCCCATATTTTTGTGCAATATGCATCTGCT GTGTATACATCTGACTTAACCTCACTTTTCGCATGGACATGCCCAAGGTGTCAAGGTGGCACAAAG GGTTTTGAGATGATAGAGATAATTGTAGATGTGGAGAACTGCTTACAG GCTTTTGTTGGAATCGCCCCTGATCCACAATCCATAATCATTGCTTTTAGAGGCACACAAGAACACAG TGTCTCGAATTGGATTGAAGATCTCTTCTGGAAGCAGCTTGATGTAGGTTATCCAGGCATGCCAGATGCAATG GTTCATCATGGGTTTTATACTGCATATTATAATACAACAGTGCGGCATGAGATCTTGGAATCTGTTCGGTGGGCAAGGAAGACATATGGAAGGCTACCTATAAATGTTGTAGGTCACTCAATGGGAGGGGCTTTAGCATCGTTCTGTGCCCTTGACCTCTCT GTTAAGTATGGATCGCAGGAAGTTCAACTCATGACTTTTGGACAGCCTCGCGTAGGCAATCCTTCTTTTGCTGCATACTTCAGTGACCAAGTCCCGAGAACAATCCGTGTGACCCATCAGAATGACATTGTCCCACACTTGCCACCATATTTTTGTTACCTTGGTGAATGGACATATCACCACTTCTCGAGAGAG GTTTGGCTTCATGAGACCATAGTAGGAAATGTAGTTACTAGGAATGAGACCATCTGTGATGGATCAGGCGAGGACCCAACATGCAGCAG ATCGGTCTACGGCAGAAGTGTGGCAGATCATCTTGAATACTACGGTGTCTCACTACACGCTGATTCAAGGGGAACCTGCCAATTTGTGATTGGTTCAACCAACACGGCATATGGTAGCATTCTTGAAGTTGATAGAACCATCATCATGACAAGATATCCGCAAGAGTGGCACGCCGTGGAATCTATTTAA
- the LOC127755232 gene encoding glutaredoxin-C10, whose protein sequence is MERVAKLASERAVVVFTASNCGMCHAVTSLLVGELGVNAAVHELDKDPRGRDMERELARRLNGGAGGGGGRAVPAVFVGGNLVGGANRVMSLHLAGELVPMLKNAGALWL, encoded by the coding sequence ATGGAGAGGGTGGCGAAGCTGGCGTCGGagagggcggtggtggtgttcaCGGCGAGCAACTGCGGCATGTGCCACGCCGTGACgagcctcctcgtcggcgagctGGGCGTCAACGCCGCCGTGCACGAGCTCGACAAGGACCCCCGCGGCAGGGACATGGAGAGGGAGCTCGCCAGGAGGCtcaacggcggcgccggaggcggcggcggccgcgccgttcCGGCGGTGTTCGTCGGAGGaaacctcgtcggcggcgccaaCCGGGTCATGTcgctccacctcgccggcgagctcgttcCCATGCTCAAGAACGCCGGCGCGCTCTGGCTCTAg
- the LOC127755305 gene encoding putative glutaredoxin-C11: MAERVARLASERAVVVFTKSGCCMSTAVTTLLGELAVSAAVHELDREPLGKEMEKELARRLYGSGGRGGPAVPAVFIGGSLVGGTSKVMAMHLKGELVPLLKSAGALWL; encoded by the coding sequence ATGGCGGAGAGGGTGGCGAGGCTGGCGTCGGagagggcggtggtggtgttcaCCAAGAGCGGCTGCTGCATGAGCACCGCGGTGACGACGCTGCTCGGCGAGCTCGCCGTCAGCGCCGCCGTGCACGAGCTCGACAGGGAGCCGCTCGGGAAGGAGATGGAGAAGGAGCTCGCCAGGAGGCTCTACGGCtccggcggacgcggcgggcCCGCCGTGCCGGCGGTGTTCATCGGCGGGAGCCTCGTCGGCGGCACCAGCAAGGTGATGGCCATGCACCTCAAGGGCGAGCTCGTGCCCTTGCTCAAGAGCGCCGGTGCACTGTGGCTTTGA